The stretch of DNA GTTTTTGCATTATTTGCTTATGGTGGTTTAGAGGCTGTAGGTGGTTTAGTTGATAAAACTGAAAATCCTAAAGTTATATTTCCAAGAGGTATTAAAATAGCAGCCTTAGTAATTGCTATAGGATATTCTTTAGCTATTTTATTTGTAGGGTTCTTTATTAATTGGAATAATATCCTAAGTTCACCTAATGTAAATATGGCTAATGTCTCTTATGTAGTTATAAAAAATTTAGGAATCGAATTAGGTAAGGTCTTCAAATTATCTCCTAGTGGAATTGAAATTTTAGGAGCTTGGTTTGCAAGATTTATTGGTCTTGCAATGTTCTTAGCTTTAACTGGAGCATTTTTCACTTTAATATACTCTCCACTTAAACAATTAATAGAAGGAACTCCTTCTGAAATTTGGCCAAAAAAGTGGACAATTAAAGATAAAAATGATATGCCTGTAAATGCAATGTGGGTTCAATGTTTAATAGTAGTTGCTATAATTCTTATTTCATCCTTTGGTGGAAAAAGTGCAGGAGTATTTCTTAACTACCTAATACTAATGGGTAATGTTGCTATGACAATTCCCTATATGTTTTTATCCTTTGGATTTATATATTTTAAAAAGAAAAAAGAAATTCAAAAACCTTTTGAAATATATAAAAACCCAATAATAACTAATGTAACTGCTATTATAGTTACATTTACAGTTGGGTTTGCAAACTTTTTTACAATATTACAACCAGCCTTAGAAACTAAAGATTATACCTCTACTGTATTTCAACTAATAGGGCCTGTTTTCTTTGGAGTAGTAGGATTTTTACTTTACTATATATACGAAAAGAAAGCTTCTAAAAGTAATTAAAAAAAGTTCCATAAGCTTATATTCTTATGGAACTTTTATATTTTAGTAAATTTAAACTTCAACCTGTGCAAAATCTCTAGTTACATCTGTAACCCATTTTCCACTTAATACTCTAAACACACTTACAATAGATTTTAAAATCTCATCTGATTTAAGTACTAAAAATACTATTGTTACTGGAAGCTTTAACACAAAGGCAGCTATAAACCCTACCGGTATAGCAAACAACCACATAAATATAATGTCATTTACTAAAACAAATTTTGCATCTCCACCACCTCTTAGTACACCCATCATTAAATTTACTCCTAAAGCTTGGAATACAACTATAATAGATGTTACTTTCATAATTTCCATTGCAATATTTTTAGTTACTTCACTAACATTATAAAAATCAACTACTATTGGTCTTATTATATAAACAATCCCACTTGCCATAAGTCCCATAAAAATACTAAAGATTCCAATAGTAAAAGCGTATTCCTTAGCTTTTTCCTTCTTACCTTCACCAATAGTGTTTCCAATTATAACTGAGGCTGCATTGGATAATCCAAATATAAACACTGTAACAAACTGATGGGCAACTCCATTTATACTATTAGCTGCAACTACTTCTGTTCCCATTCTTCCAACAACAACCGAAAGCATTGATGCTCCTATTGACCAAAGAAATTCATTGCATAAAACGGGTGTGCAAATTGATATATAATCCTTTAAAATAATCTTGTCCACTATCTTAAAATACCTTAATTTAAGAATTATTTTATCTTCAAATATACTCATAAACACTAAAACTATTAGAAACTCTGAAATTCTAGCTAATACTGTTGCAATAGCTGCCCCTTTTATTCCAAGCTCTGGCATTCCTAAATTACCAAAAATTAATACCCAATTAAAAAATGCATTAATTATTAAAGATGTACTATAAACAATTATTGATATTTTAACTGTTTTAACCGAACGAAGAATCATTATAGTACAATTAGTTATTGCATAAAATAAATATCCAATACAAATTATTCTAAGATAACTCGAACCAGCTTCTATTACAGCCAAATCAGTTGTGAAAATCCCCATAAATTTTCTAGGAATAAATACAGCAATAGAAATAAAAATTAAAGTAATTACAATACAAACTCTATACATTATTGAAAGAATCTTATGTATTGTTTTTCTATCTCCTTTTCCCCAATATTGAGATATCATAATATTAGATCCACCAGCTAATCCAAACATTAAAATCATAAGAATAAAAAATAGATTATTTGCAATAGACACTGCCGATAATTGTACTTCCCCTAAAGAACCCACCATTAATGTATCTATCATACTTACTGCAAAAGTAATTAAATTTTGTATTGCTATAGGCAAAGATATACTTAAAAGTAATCTATAAAATTTTTTATCTCTAGTTATTTTCATATAAACCCCCTTCTTAACATTAAAATTCTACTAATTAATCAGTCTAACTACTATTTTACTATAAATCTAAATATTTTTTAATGTATTTTTTATTAATTTATAATATTTTCTAATCTACTTTTAATATTTCCCGGTAAATCCTTTACCAATGCTCTCTCTATTAATTCTCTATGCTTTATTCCATTCTCTTTTAAATATTTTTCTATTAAACTAACCTTTTTATCTCTTCCTTTTATAAGCTGATAAATTATATACCAATCTTCTAATGACATAAAAGGAACTATTACTCCATTTAAGCTTTTATATGACGTTATAGATTTTTCATCTAATAAAACAATATATTTTCCATTTTCATGATTTATAGTAAAATCAGCCATAACATCTATATCTATTCCATCAACTACATATTCATAAAAATACTTAGTAGAATAATTTAGATTTTCATTTCCTTCTTTTCTTATTCCTATATTTTTTAAAATACTATCTAATTTTTTTACATCTTTAATATCTACAATTATATCTATATCATTAACTTTATTTATTATTTTATATTCTTTTAGTAATATAGAGGCTCCTATTGCCCATCTTATATTACTTTTATTTAATTCTCTAGCCACTTTTTGTAATGTATTAAACATAAACTACCTCTTCCTTTTAATTATTTTTTCTATATTCTAATAATAAAACTTCTAAATCCTAAAGTCTATATTTTAAACAATCTCATACATTTTTATAAGTTTTTTTGGGAAACTAATTTTATAACATCTTTTAGGAGGGCTTTGGATTATTGCAGCTGTAAGTTTACTTAGAGGTTTTCTTGCTCTATTAATTTACTGGGAAATGAAAAGTGAAAAGTCTGAAACATCTAAATAATAAATTTATTAAAGTTTTGTCGTTAAATGTCGATTATTAATTTTGACATACTTTTATAAAGGAGATTTATACATGACTTTAAAAAACCTAAAAACACAAAAGAAAAAGCAAATAACATTAAAATCTAAAATGATAACAACTTTAGTTCCTTTAATGGCACTAATTATATTATTACTTGGATTTTCTTCTTATTTTCTTGCAAAAAATTCATTATTAAAAAATACTGAAGGATTTTTAATATCCTCTGCTAAGCTAGCTAGCATAGATGTTAGTGACGTTATAGCTGAAAGAAGCAATACTCTTCTAGCTTTAGCTTCAAATCCAATATTAAAAGAAAAATCTGACTTTAATAGCAAAAAAACTTTTCTTAAAGAAGCTGTGAAAATAAATAAATATAAAAATATTGGAATAGCTGATACTACTGGAAATATAGAATACACATCAGGTACAAAAGGAAATATTTTTGAGAGAGAATATTTTAAAAATGCCTTATCTGGAAATATAGCTTTAGGTGCTCCTCACTTTGGGAAAGTTAGTGGTGATTTCTTATATGAAATGGCATCACCAATTACTAATTCAAATGGACAAGTAATAGGAGTTTTAGTAGCCATAAGAGATGGGTTTGAATTATGTGATATAATTTCAAATATTAATATTATGGGTGATGGTGGAGCTTATATATTAGATAATCAAGGAACCTTTATAGCTGAGAAAGATAAAAGCATTGTTGAAAAACAAATAAATGCATTAGAAGTTTCAAAAGCTGGAAGTAATATTGATACTCTTCAGGATATACATAAAAAAATGATTGCTAAAGAAACTGGAATATCCACATACTCTAATAAAGGTCATAAAAATTATATTTCCTATACTTCAATTAAAGGAACTGATTGGTCATTAGCTGTATATGTTTCTTATGATATAGTCTTAAAAGAATTTAGTAAAATAAAGATTTTAATTTCATTAATTTCTATTATTTGCTTAATAGTTTTAACTCTATTAATTAATTATATAGCAAATAAAATCTCTAATCCAATTGTTAAGGTTAACACTGCATTAAATTCCTTTGCTAATGGTGATTTTACTAATACAATAGATATAAATTCTATAAATTGTAAAACAGAACTTGAAACTATGAGTATTTCATTAATAAAAGCTAATGAAAGCCTAGTTAACAGTTTTAATAGCATTAAAACTACTACTAACTCTATAGATAATAAATCAGAAGTTTTAAAAAATATATCAAATGAACTTATAAATCTTATTTCCGGAGTATCACAAGCTATTTCTGATGTTGCTAATGGTACAAGTACTCAAGCTATGGATCTTACAAATATAACTAGTAGCTTATGTGATTTTAGTGAAAGTTTAGAAAAGCTTACTAAAGAAGTATTAATCATTACATCAATGAATGATATTATTAAAAAGAAAGCAGAAAATAGCACAGATGAACTTTCGAATTTAACTGAAAACCTTTCAAAATTTAATTCTAATTTTAATAATTTCAATTCTAGATTAGAATCAAATACACTAGAAATAAAGAAAATAAATGAAATGACTGATTTAATTAGAAATATCTCAGATCAAACAAACTTATTAGCATTAAATGCTGCTATTGAAGCTGCTCGTGCTGGTGAAGCTGGAAAAGGTTTCTCTGTTGTGGCTGATGAAATTAGAAAATTAGCTGAACTAAGTAATCAATCTACTGAAAATATTTATTCAGTTGTAAATAATATTATTGTAAATACCGAAGACCTAGTTTCTAATTCTTTAAATATGAAAAAGGATGTAGAATCTCAAGATGTAGTGGTTAACAATACTATTAAATCTTTCAATGAGATATTACTTTCAATAAATGATATTATTCCTAAAATATCATTTATGAGTGAAAATTTAAATTCTATAAATACTAATAAAGATACTATACTTCAAAAGATAAATAATTTATCTGCTATTTCTGAGGAAATTTCAGCAACTACTGAAGAAATTGCTGCTTCAGCAGAAGAATTAAATGCTTCAGCAGTAGTAGTTGGTAATTCTTCAGAAGAATTAAACGAACTTACTCGTAAAACTAAAAGCGAAATGGATAACTTTAAAACTGAATAATTTAAAATTAAAATAAACATCTAAATATAAACTGCCCCTATCTTCTAGATAAGGGGCCAGTTTTAAATTTAGATGTTTTTATATTTCTCTTATGCTTTTTTATTTCTATTGATCCATCTTCATTTTCTACATATATAAAATCACTATTTAATTCACTTACAAAAGCTTTAATCCATAAAGCCCTAAGAGTGTAAAATCTTTCAACATCTCCATTTTCCTTTTCCCAAATATCTTTATGTACACATACTCTTCTTATCCATTTAACTTCATCTTCTTCTGATTTAATTATTTGATGAACTCTATCACAAGGCATTCCATCTAATATATAATCATTCATATCATTAAATATATCTATAGCCGTTCCTGTTTCTACACCTTTTTTAATAGCTTCCTTTGCAGCCTTCATACCTTGAGTTATATATATTTTTTGCAGCTTAGAAAAATTCTTTTCATCTTTTAAAAGTTCTGTTGTCCATGCAGCCATTCTGCCTTCTGCTGAATGAATTTTACTTTGTAACCATCCATGAATATTACTTTTATCTATCATATCTTCAAGAGGTATATTAGGTAGTCTATCCCCATATCTCCCTTTGATTTCTTTTGATAAATTCGCTACCTCTAATCCTTCCTTTTTTGCAAGATCTATTATTTCTTCCTCAAGACCTTCAAACCATATTATTTTATTAAATAACCAATAATGAATTTTACCTAAAAATAGACTCATTTATATCATCCTTTCTGTTTAGCTAGGATTATTTTATCCCTTTGTTCTTTTTATATTCAAATTATACTAAAAAACTTACATTTATTCTGTAACATTTGTTACATTTTCAAAAAAACTTTAACTTGAAATAGAGCAAAGATTTTTTCTTTGCTCTACTTCAAGTTTTAATCTAATTAAGATTGTGATTTTATTATAGAAATTTCACTATAAAATATTTATAAACCCTAATAATACTATATAAATAAGTAAATAACTTAATCTTAATTTACTTATTTTAAAGTTATAACTATAATTGTGTTTACCTACATAACATCTGTTTTTTAATGCTAGATTTATTTCTCTCCATCTAAATATTAAATTTTTAAAGGAAACTCCTAAAGCTTTTCCAAAATCCTTTATACTACTTTTAATCCCACTAAATCCACCTCTTGCTTTTATTGCATTAAAAGTTATTTTAAAGTCATCTTCTAGAACTATTATAAATCTTTCCATAGATTTAATAATATCAGCTACATCCCTTGTATATTCAAACTTTCCAATTATATAAACTATGTGATTTATAGGAGTTGTTAGTGATAAAAAACTTATGCTTAACGCTCCATTTATACCTCTTAAAATTAATATTATAATGTAATTTATTGAATTTCCTTGCCAAATTAAACTTATTGTAGTAAATATAGAAAAGAAAATTGCTATACTTAAAAATTTATTAATTATTCTTATTGGATTTCTAGCTATTAAATTTAATACTATAAAAAATACTATATTTAAAAATATTATATATGGATTTTCTATATAACTACATACTGTTAATGATATTAAAACTAAAATTAGTTTTTCTATTGGATGTATATATGAGTATTTACTATTTAAGCTATACAGATTTATTTCCCGTATCATGCTTTTTCTTTCCTACAAAATATCCTATAAATCCTGCTCCTATTGCTGCTTGCATTGAGAAAAGAAAACTTTCAACTTCTCCTGAAGGTGGTTCCCAAAGACTTTCAAACCATGGTTCATAATCTGAATTTATTTCCGTTATTAAACCTTCTGCTTGTTCATCAGCTCCTGCAAACTCTCCATTTTTACTTATTATAAAAGGACCTACAATTAATAAAATACAAATTATAAATAAAGTTAAATTTTTCTTTTTCATTATAATAGTCCTCCTTCTAAGTCTGAAAGTTCTTTTATGCAGTGTTTTTTATAAAGTCATAAATAACTACTGAAACTATACCTTCAACTATAGCTAAAGGAACTTGAGTTACTGCAAAAACACCTAGGAATTTAACTGCTGATACAATTACTCCTCCATCTGCTGATGGGAAAGCTAAAGCTAATTGAATTGATGTAATTACATAAGTTAGTAAGTTTCCTAAAGCACAAGCTGAAAATACTGCTACTGATTCATTTTTCTTTTTTAATATCTTGTATATAAAATAAGCTACAAAGGGCCCTACAATCCCCATAGATAATACGTTAGCACCTAAAGTTGTTAAACCCCCATGAGCAAGTAAAAGTGCTTGAAATAATAATACAACTGTTGAAATAATAACCATAACTACTGGTCCAAAAACCACTGCTCCAAGACCTGTTCCTGTTGGATGTGATGAACTACCTGTTACTGATGGAAGCTTTAATGCTGACATCATAAATACATAAGCTGCCATAAGAGCTAAAAGCATCTTTATATCACTATTTCTTTTAATGATTTTTCTAAGCTCTCTAATGCTTAAAATTATAAATGGTGCTGCTAATACAAAATAGAATATACACCAGTTTAAAGGTAAGTATCCTTCAGCTATATGCATTGCATAAGCATTGAAAGGAATAGAAAATGATAATATTAATGTAAATAATAAAAATCCTAGTTTTTTCATTTTATATCTCCCCTAAATTATATTTTTTCACTATAAAATCAACTAATTTATGGACATCATTAAAGGTTTGTCCATAATTTATCTTTGGTTTATTTAGAACTATAATCTTAAGATTATTATCAATAGCAGCTTGTACCTTTTCTTTAATCCCCCCTTCTATTCCACTATCTTTTGTTATTAAAATCTTAATTTTAAATTCTTTAATAATTCCATTATTTATTTCATATCCAAAAGGACCCTTAATGGCTATAATATCTTCTACATTAACCCCTATATCTATTAGTTTTTGAAGTACTTTAACTGATGGAAGTATTCTATGTATAACTCTATTTTTAAGCTTTAAATTTAGAATTTTTTCTACATTATTACTTCCTGTAGTATTTAAAACATTTCCATCAATGCTATTTAATATATCTTTTAAGTCTTCATATTTTTCTATTTTAATTATATCTTTATTTTCTAACTTATCATCAAAATAGCTTTTTCTTTCATATCTTATATAATCTATACCTAGTTCTTTACATACTTTAATAGAAGTTCTACTTACCTCTTGTGCATATGGATGAGAAGCATCTACTAAAACCTTTATATTAAACTTTTTAAAGATTTCTTTAAACTCATCTTCCTTTAAAGGTTTATCATTAATATGAAGTGTTTTAAATTCTTTTAAAAGCTCTCCACCATATTTTGTAGCTGTAGATACTAAAATTTTATCTGTATGCTTATTTATTAAAGATAGAATTTCCTTTCCTTCTGAAGTACCTAAAATAAAAGCTATCATATTGAATATCCTCTTGGAGTAACAAACTTACCATCTTTTATATAGCTTTTTGAATTTCCTATTATAACTATTGAAAGCATATCAACTACATTTTCGTCAAACTCCCCAAGTTTAAATAAATTGTAGCTTTCCTCATCTCTTAGAGCATTTCTTACAACTGCTATTGGAGTATTTAAATCTCTATACTCTTTTATTATTTCTATACATTCCTTTAAGTAATGTGGTCTTCCCTTACTTCTAGGATTATATAATGAAATTACAAAGTCCCCTTCTGCTGCTAATTTAACTCTCTTTTTAATATCTTCATAAGGAGTCATTAAATCACTTAAACTTATATTACAATTATCATGCATAAGTGGTGCTCCAACTACTGAACCTGCTGCACTTGAAGCTGTAATTCCTGGTATTATTTCTATATTTTCATCTTTTTTAAGCTCTAATATAAGTCCTGCCATTCCATAGATTCCTGAATCTCCAGTACTTATAAGTGCAACAGTATTATCTTTTGAAAGCCTTAATGCTTCTCTACATCTTTCTTCTTCCCCACGCATTCCTGTTTTGAAAATTTCT from Clostridium chauvoei encodes:
- the yjeM gene encoding glutamate/gamma-aminobutyrate family transporter YjeM; this translates as MNKSNSSKLTLSALILMIFTSVYGFNNIPRAFYLMGYSAIPWYILAAITFFIPYAFMMAEYGAAFRKEKGGIYSWMEKSVGPKYAFIGTFMWFASYLIWMVSVSSSIWVPLSNLIFGSDKTETWSLFGLNAPRTLAILGCIFIILITFISSRGLKSIAKVASVGGIFVTSANIVLIIGALIVLVANGFHMAQPINVSEFIHSPNPNYQTPLGILSFLVFALFAYGGLEAVGGLVDKTENPKVIFPRGIKIAALVIAIGYSLAILFVGFFINWNNILSSPNVNMANVSYVVIKNLGIELGKVFKLSPSGIEILGAWFARFIGLAMFLALTGAFFTLIYSPLKQLIEGTPSEIWPKKWTIKDKNDMPVNAMWVQCLIVVAIILISSFGGKSAGVFLNYLILMGNVAMTIPYMFLSFGFIYFKKKKEIQKPFEIYKNPIITNVTAIIVTFTVGFANFFTILQPALETKDYTSTVFQLIGPVFFGVVGFLLYYIYEKKASKSN
- a CDS encoding MATE family efflux transporter, which codes for MKITRDKKFYRLLLSISLPIAIQNLITFAVSMIDTLMVGSLGEVQLSAVSIANNLFFILMILMFGLAGGSNIMISQYWGKGDRKTIHKILSIMYRVCIVITLIFISIAVFIPRKFMGIFTTDLAVIEAGSSYLRIICIGYLFYAITNCTIMILRSVKTVKISIIVYSTSLIINAFFNWVLIFGNLGMPELGIKGAAIATVLARISEFLIVLVFMSIFEDKIILKLRYFKIVDKIILKDYISICTPVLCNEFLWSIGASMLSVVVGRMGTEVVAANSINGVAHQFVTVFIFGLSNAASVIIGNTIGEGKKEKAKEYAFTIGIFSIFMGLMASGIVYIIRPIVVDFYNVSEVTKNIAMEIMKVTSIIVVFQALGVNLMMGVLRGGGDAKFVLVNDIIFMWLFAIPVGFIAAFVLKLPVTIVFLVLKSDEILKSIVSVFRVLSGKWVTDVTRDFAQVEV
- a CDS encoding nucleotidyltransferase family protein; the encoded protein is MFNTLQKVARELNKSNIRWAIGASILLKEYKIINKVNDIDIIVDIKDVKKLDSILKNIGIRKEGNENLNYSTKYFYEYVVDGIDIDVMADFTINHENGKYIVLLDEKSITSYKSLNGVIVPFMSLEDWYIIYQLIKGRDKKVSLIEKYLKENGIKHRELIERALVKDLPGNIKSRLENIIN
- a CDS encoding methyl-accepting chemotaxis protein: MTLKNLKTQKKKQITLKSKMITTLVPLMALIILLLGFSSYFLAKNSLLKNTEGFLISSAKLASIDVSDVIAERSNTLLALASNPILKEKSDFNSKKTFLKEAVKINKYKNIGIADTTGNIEYTSGTKGNIFEREYFKNALSGNIALGAPHFGKVSGDFLYEMASPITNSNGQVIGVLVAIRDGFELCDIISNINIMGDGGAYILDNQGTFIAEKDKSIVEKQINALEVSKAGSNIDTLQDIHKKMIAKETGISTYSNKGHKNYISYTSIKGTDWSLAVYVSYDIVLKEFSKIKILISLISIICLIVLTLLINYIANKISNPIVKVNTALNSFANGDFTNTIDINSINCKTELETMSISLIKANESLVNSFNSIKTTTNSIDNKSEVLKNISNELINLISGVSQAISDVANGTSTQAMDLTNITSSLCDFSESLEKLTKEVLIITSMNDIIKKKAENSTDELSNLTENLSKFNSNFNNFNSRLESNTLEIKKINEMTDLIRNISDQTNLLALNAAIEAARAGEAGKGFSVVADEIRKLAELSNQSTENIYSVVNNIIVNTEDLVSNSLNMKKDVESQDVVVNNTIKSFNEILLSINDIIPKISFMSENLNSINTNKDTILQKINNLSAISEEISATTEEIAASAEELNASAVVVGNSSEELNELTRKTKSEMDNFKTE
- a CDS encoding CbiQ family ECF transporter T component yields the protein MIREINLYSLNSKYSYIHPIEKLILVLISLTVCSYIENPYIIFLNIVFFIVLNLIARNPIRIINKFLSIAIFFSIFTTISLIWQGNSINYIIILILRGINGALSISFLSLTTPINHIVYIIGKFEYTRDVADIIKSMERFIIVLEDDFKITFNAIKARGGFSGIKSSIKDFGKALGVSFKNLIFRWREINLALKNRCYVGKHNYSYNFKISKLRLSYLLIYIVLLGFINIL
- a CDS encoding energy-coupling factor ABC transporter substrate-binding protein — translated: MKKKNLTLFIICILLIVGPFIISKNGEFAGADEQAEGLITEINSDYEPWFESLWEPPSGEVESFLFSMQAAIGAGFIGYFVGKKKHDTGNKSV
- a CDS encoding energy-coupling factor ABC transporter permease; this encodes MKKLGFLLFTLILSFSIPFNAYAMHIAEGYLPLNWCIFYFVLAAPFIILSIRELRKIIKRNSDIKMLLALMAAYVFMMSALKLPSVTGSSSHPTGTGLGAVVFGPVVMVIISTVVLLFQALLLAHGGLTTLGANVLSMGIVGPFVAYFIYKILKKKNESVAVFSACALGNLLTYVITSIQLALAFPSADGGVIVSAVKFLGVFAVTQVPLAIVEGIVSVVIYDFIKNTA
- a CDS encoding cobalt-precorrin-6A reductase, whose protein sequence is MIAFILGTSEGKEILSLINKHTDKILVSTATKYGGELLKEFKTLHINDKPLKEDEFKEIFKKFNIKVLVDASHPYAQEVSRTSIKVCKELGIDYIRYERKSYFDDKLENKDIIKIEKYEDLKDILNSIDGNVLNTTGSNNVEKILNLKLKNRVIHRILPSVKVLQKLIDIGVNVEDIIAIKGPFGYEINNGIIKEFKIKILITKDSGIEGGIKEKVQAAIDNNLKIIVLNKPKINYGQTFNDVHKLVDFIVKKYNLGEI
- the cobJ gene encoding precorrin-3B C(17)-methyltransferase; amino-acid sequence: MGKLYVIGIGPGGLDHITVKALKAIEESNIIVGYTKYVAMIKPLIEGKEIFKTGMRGEEERCREALRLSKDNTVALISTGDSGIYGMAGLILELKKDENIEIIPGITASSAAGSVVGAPLMHDNCNISLSDLMTPYEDIKKRVKLAAEGDFVISLYNPRSKGRPHYLKECIEIIKEYRDLNTPIAVVRNALRDEESYNLFKLGEFDENVVDMLSIVIIGNSKSYIKDGKFVTPRGYSI